A DNA window from Maribellus comscasis contains the following coding sequences:
- a CDS encoding Crp/Fnr family transcriptional regulator, which translates to MQQLADFSLISQCPVFRGISENEIMELLNKIHFQIKRFNKEEIVAYAGDTVQNLYILLSGSVKGEMIDYSGKTIKIEDVEASKPLASAFLFGKENKFPVTVTALVDLKILAIPVPEFLKVLQMNTQVLKNYLNSISTRTQFLSQKLHFLSFKTIREKVAHFLLTRAEDKFHSIELKNTQQQLADLFGVTRPSLARIFGEMQKEGLIKIERKTVTLLNKEKLNELLING; encoded by the coding sequence ATGCAACAATTAGCAGATTTCAGTTTAATTAGTCAATGCCCTGTTTTTCGCGGAATCTCAGAAAACGAAATCATGGAGTTATTAAATAAAATCCACTTTCAGATTAAAAGATTCAACAAAGAAGAAATAGTAGCTTATGCGGGAGACACGGTTCAGAATCTTTACATCTTGCTGTCAGGAAGTGTAAAAGGCGAAATGATCGATTACTCCGGGAAAACAATAAAAATTGAAGATGTAGAGGCATCAAAACCTTTGGCTTCTGCCTTTTTATTTGGGAAAGAAAATAAATTCCCTGTGACAGTAACCGCACTTGTCGATTTAAAAATACTGGCTATTCCGGTTCCTGAGTTTTTAAAAGTTCTTCAAATGAATACTCAGGTTTTAAAAAACTACCTGAACAGTATTTCAACGCGAACACAGTTTCTCTCGCAAAAATTACATTTCCTGAGCTTTAAAACCATTCGTGAAAAAGTAGCTCATTTTCTTTTAACAAGAGCTGAAGACAAATTTCATTCGATTGAATTAAAAAACACACAACAGCAACTGGCCGACCTTTTTGGTGTAACCCGTCCTTCTCTGGCCCGCATTTTTGGAGAAATGCAAAAGGAAGGACTTATAAAGATTGAACGGAAAACAGTTACTTTGCTCAACAAAGAAAAATTGAATGAATTACTGATAAATGGATAA
- the purD gene encoding phosphoribosylamine--glycine ligase, with the protein MNILVIGSGGREHALGWKIKQSDKVENLFFVPGNAGTSEIGTNLEGNVSDFAEIKSLILDNQIDLVVVGPEVPLVEGIHDYFASQPELKNLKVVGPKKTGAMLEGSKDFAKDFMLKYNIPTAKYFTVSPGNIKEGIAFLKTMKSPYVLKADGLAAGKGVLIIDSLEEAEKSLNEMLDGQFGAASAKVVIEEFLSGVEVSVFVITDGKNYKILPEAKDYKRIGEGDTGLNTGGMGAITPVPFATPEFMEKVEKGIIQPTVDGLQKENIEYNGFIFFGLINVNGDPYVIEYNVRMGDPETEAVMLRVKSDFVDLLEGAATGTLNNKNIEIDTRTAVTVMLVSGGYPGGYKKGKIISGTDKAENSIVFHAGTKTDNGNVVTAGGRVISISSYGNSMQEALETSYKNAEVICFDKKYYRKDLGFDL; encoded by the coding sequence ATGAACATTTTGGTGATTGGTTCCGGAGGACGGGAACATGCGTTAGGATGGAAAATTAAACAAAGCGACAAAGTAGAAAACCTGTTTTTTGTTCCCGGGAACGCGGGAACATCTGAAATTGGAACAAATCTGGAAGGGAACGTTAGCGATTTCGCAGAAATAAAAAGTCTGATACTTGACAATCAAATCGACTTGGTCGTTGTTGGCCCGGAGGTTCCTCTTGTTGAAGGTATCCACGACTATTTTGCAAGTCAGCCGGAATTAAAAAACTTAAAAGTAGTTGGCCCAAAAAAAACGGGGGCGATGTTGGAAGGCAGCAAAGATTTTGCGAAAGATTTCATGCTGAAATATAACATTCCCACAGCAAAATACTTTACTGTTTCTCCCGGAAATATTAAAGAAGGTATCGCCTTCCTGAAAACAATGAAATCGCCTTATGTTTTGAAAGCTGACGGGCTGGCCGCCGGAAAAGGTGTGCTTATCATCGATTCGTTGGAGGAAGCTGAAAAATCGTTAAATGAAATGCTTGATGGCCAGTTTGGAGCGGCCAGTGCAAAAGTGGTCATCGAGGAATTTTTAAGTGGTGTAGAAGTATCGGTTTTTGTAATTACCGATGGAAAAAACTATAAAATTTTACCCGAAGCAAAAGATTACAAACGTATAGGAGAGGGAGACACCGGTCTCAACACTGGCGGAATGGGTGCAATTACACCGGTTCCATTTGCAACTCCCGAATTTATGGAGAAAGTTGAAAAAGGTATTATTCAGCCTACTGTTGATGGCCTTCAAAAAGAAAATATTGAATACAACGGCTTTATTTTTTTCGGGCTTATTAATGTAAATGGAGATCCTTATGTAATTGAATACAATGTCAGGATGGGTGACCCGGAAACAGAGGCGGTAATGTTGCGTGTAAAATCAGATTTTGTCGATTTACTGGAAGGTGCTGCAACCGGAACATTAAACAATAAAAATATTGAGATTGACACAAGAACTGCAGTAACTGTAATGCTCGTTTCAGGCGGCTATCCCGGAGGTTACAAAAAAGGAAAAATTATTTCGGGAACCGATAAAGCGGAAAACAGTATTGTTTTTCATGCGGGAACCAAAACCGACAACGGTAATGTGGTCACTGCAGGAGGTCGGGTTATCTCAATTAGTTCTTACGGCAACTCAATGCAAGAGGCCCTGGAAACTTCGTATAAAAATGCAGAAGTCATTTGCTTCGACAAAAAATATTACCGGAAAGATTTAGGTTTCGACCTATAA
- a CDS encoding transposase, translated as MIRRRFSEFEIHKILQQYEEGASVQDIIEEHGISQATFYNWRAKYGRISSNDILKLNKLKEDNERLKRMFAEISLENESLKAQLKKRD; from the coding sequence ATGATTAGACGTAGATTCTCTGAATTTGAAATTCACAAGATTCTTCAGCAGTATGAAGAAGGAGCCTCTGTTCAAGATATTATTGAAGAACACGGGATTAGCCAGGCAACATTTTATAATTGGCGGGCAAAATACGGTCGTATTTCATCCAACGACATTTTGAAACTGAATAAACTGAAAGAAGACAACGAGCGCTTGAAGCGGATGTTTGCTGAAATTAGTTTAGAAAATGAATCGCTAAAGGCACAACTGAAAAAGAGGGATTGA
- a CDS encoding type IX secretion system membrane protein PorP/SprF: MTNKQLKTGIGLFYNSPKFDIGLSTVRYFELEETNATEAYNYSVDYTSNFITVLGNYRFNIQNKLTIEPNIMVDFFEDYTDFYPGIFLKFDDFVWAGYNNININDLHSLFLGFDIAKMFRVGYAYDFTKIFNDKSLNVHEFIIGFRLDAI, encoded by the coding sequence ATGACAAATAAACAGCTCAAAACCGGAATCGGATTATTTTACAATTCGCCAAAATTTGATATTGGACTTAGTACGGTGAGGTACTTTGAGTTGGAAGAAACCAATGCAACCGAAGCTTATAATTACAGCGTTGATTACACATCAAACTTTATTACAGTACTTGGAAATTATCGTTTTAATATTCAAAACAAACTTACAATTGAACCCAATATAATGGTCGATTTTTTTGAAGACTATACAGATTTTTATCCGGGAATATTTTTAAAGTTTGATGATTTTGTTTGGGCAGGATACAACAATATAAATATTAATGATTTGCACTCTCTATTCCTGGGATTTGATATTGCAAAAATGTTCAGAGTTGGTTACGCTTATGATTTCACTAAAATATTTAATGACAAAAGCCTAAACGTCCATGAATTTATTATAGGATTCCGGCTCGATGCCATCTAA
- the hcp gene encoding hydroxylamine reductase, with amino-acid sequence MSMFCFQCQEAAKGIGCTIKGVCGKTSDVANLQDTLLFVLKGISWYNEKLRVQKLNPAKVDKFVFDGLFSTITNANFDKESFSKRIIKALQLRSELHSRCLAANIRLPKNHPDFAAWKGSTVEEFENKAKEVGILSTENEDIRSLRELVIYGVKGLAAYAEHAWNLGKSNDDIFAFMQRALVATTEDLAVDELVTLTLETGKYGVEVMALLDAANTETYGNPEATKVNIGVRNNPAILISGHDLKDMEDLLQQTEGTGVDVYTHSEMLPAHYYPVFKKYDHLVGNYGNAWWKQTEEFERFNGPILFTTNCIVPPKSNAGYTERIYTTGASGLEGAIHIADRIDGKMKDFSEIIEHAKRCAAPEQIESGEITGGFAHAQVFALADKIVDAVKSGAIRKFFVMAGCDGRMKSRGYYTQFADQLPADTVILTAGCAKYRYNKLPLGDIGGIPRVIDAGQCNDSYSLAVIALKLKEVFELNDINDLPIAYNIAWYEQKAVIVLLALLSLGVKNIHLGPTLPAFLSPNVANVLMENFGIGGITEVEQDLEMFLETSVL; translated from the coding sequence ATGAGTATGTTTTGTTTTCAATGCCAGGAAGCAGCTAAAGGCATTGGCTGTACAATTAAGGGAGTTTGCGGGAAAACCAGTGATGTTGCCAATTTACAGGATACTTTATTGTTTGTTCTAAAGGGAATAAGTTGGTACAATGAAAAGTTGAGAGTGCAAAAATTAAATCCGGCAAAAGTCGACAAGTTTGTTTTTGACGGTCTTTTTAGTACGATAACCAATGCGAATTTTGATAAAGAGAGTTTCAGTAAAAGAATAATAAAAGCTTTGCAACTGCGTAGCGAATTACATTCGCGTTGTCTGGCTGCCAATATTCGACTTCCTAAAAATCATCCCGATTTTGCCGCCTGGAAGGGCTCAACAGTGGAAGAATTTGAAAATAAAGCGAAAGAAGTTGGAATTTTGAGTACAGAAAATGAAGATATTCGTTCGTTACGGGAATTGGTTATATATGGAGTGAAAGGTTTGGCCGCTTATGCAGAACATGCCTGGAACCTGGGTAAAAGTAATGATGACATCTTTGCTTTTATGCAACGAGCGTTGGTTGCAACAACCGAAGATTTGGCTGTTGACGAGTTGGTCACACTTACACTTGAAACCGGAAAATACGGTGTTGAGGTTATGGCCTTGCTGGACGCTGCAAATACTGAAACATACGGAAACCCAGAAGCAACAAAAGTAAATATTGGTGTTCGGAATAATCCTGCTATTTTAATTTCCGGGCACGATTTGAAAGATATGGAAGATCTTCTTCAACAAACAGAAGGAACAGGAGTGGATGTTTATACACACAGCGAGATGCTGCCTGCACATTATTACCCTGTTTTCAAAAAATATGACCATTTAGTGGGAAACTATGGAAATGCCTGGTGGAAACAAACTGAAGAATTTGAACGTTTTAACGGACCAATATTGTTTACTACAAATTGTATTGTTCCTCCCAAAAGTAATGCGGGTTATACTGAGCGGATTTATACAACCGGGGCGTCGGGGCTCGAAGGCGCTATTCACATTGCAGATCGGATAGACGGGAAAATGAAGGATTTTAGCGAAATTATTGAACATGCTAAAAGATGTGCAGCACCTGAGCAAATTGAGAGTGGTGAAATTACAGGAGGTTTTGCACATGCCCAGGTTTTTGCATTGGCCGATAAAATTGTAGACGCAGTAAAATCAGGAGCGATCAGAAAATTCTTTGTGATGGCTGGTTGCGATGGGCGTATGAAAAGCCGGGGTTATTACACGCAGTTTGCGGATCAGTTACCTGCTGACACCGTGATTCTTACGGCGGGATGTGCAAAGTATCGTTATAACAAGCTACCACTTGGAGATATCGGTGGAATCCCTCGGGTAATTGATGCCGGACAATGTAACGATTCTTATTCATTGGCTGTAATTGCTCTAAAATTGAAAGAGGTATTTGAATTAAATGATATAAATGATCTCCCAATTGCATATAATATTGCATGGTACGAGCAAAAGGCGGTGATTGTATTGTTGGCTCTACTATCGTTGGGTGTAAAGAATATCCACCTTGGGCCGACACTGCCTGCGTTCCTTTCTCCAAATGTAGCAAACGTTTTGATGGAAAATTTTGGGATTGGTGGAATTACGGAGGTTGAGCAGGATTTAGAAATGTTTTTAGAAACCAGTGTGTTATAG
- a CDS encoding DUF2723 domain-containing protein: MKKYTLFNNAFGWISFVIAAVVYLLTIEPTVSFWDCGEFITTSFKMEVGHPPGAPFFMILGRFFTLFGGGAQNAAIMVNVMSALASAFTIMFLFWTITHLAKKLVRSDDELSLGQIIAIVASGFVGAMAYAFSDTFWFSAVEGEVYGTSSLMTAIVFWAILKWENVADQPNANRWLILISYIIGLSVGVHLLNLLAIPAIAFVYYFKKYDVTRNGLIYAGVVSFVLLAGIMYGIIPGVVTIGSWFELLFVNTFGLPYHSGLLFYITALVAAMAFGIYYSYKKQRVLLNTILTGVAVILLGYSSFALIIIRSNAKPPMDQNSPNNTFSLLSYLNREQYGARPLLYGQYFNSPYDSRERFTDGKPVYSQIDGKYVVTYHKPVPNYDDNFETIFPRMWSSMEETHAEDYQKWADIKGTRMQYRNERGEMETLIKPTFGENLKFFFRYQVNYMYFRYFMWNFAGRQNDIQGHGSKIYGNWLSGVKFIDEMRLGDQDDLPARFANNKARNTYYFFPLILGILGIIYQYKKGKKGKEGLWLVFLLFFMTGLAIVVYLNQYPHQPRERDYAYAGSFYAFTIWIGLGVLAIYEALKKYIPENISAGVAGVATLILVPGIMAAQNWDDHDRSGRYTARDLGANYLKTCQPGGIIFTNGDNDTFPLWYNQDVEGVRTDVRVCNLSYLQTDWYIDQMQRKAYDSDPVPFSMSLDQYRQGTRDLIYIFDNPRISRKTVGLKEAINFIADDNPATKLQQAENAAYIPKKILTFKIDKEAVIKNNVVRPEDYDKIVDTITIDLSNRSYISKDEMMILDLLATNNWERPIYWAITVGSSKYLNLYNYFQVEGFAYRFVPIKGESSPQTIQYGRVATNLMYDNLMNKFEYGNMNDPDIYIDENNARMMTNIRNSFNRLARALVEEGKKDSAIAVIDRSLELIPNEIVQYEYFAMELAETYFAAGASEKGKEMVTTAFDVFNNELSYFLLLEPQIRNTQDVNEEIQRNIFYLQKMERMVRLDGDTEFSKKISDTIQLYFERYNAS; encoded by the coding sequence ATGAAGAAATATACCTTGTTTAACAACGCATTTGGCTGGATAAGTTTTGTTATCGCAGCCGTTGTTTATTTACTGACAATTGAACCCACAGTAAGCTTTTGGGATTGTGGTGAATTTATTACCACATCGTTTAAAATGGAAGTTGGTCACCCGCCCGGAGCACCATTTTTTATGATTCTGGGACGCTTTTTCACCTTGTTTGGGGGAGGTGCTCAAAATGCGGCAATCATGGTAAACGTAATGTCGGCTTTGGCCAGCGCATTTACAATCATGTTTTTGTTTTGGACGATTACCCATCTGGCAAAAAAACTTGTAAGGTCGGATGATGAACTTTCACTTGGACAAATAATAGCTATTGTTGCCAGTGGTTTTGTCGGTGCAATGGCTTATGCTTTTTCAGATACTTTTTGGTTTTCGGCAGTTGAAGGAGAGGTCTACGGGACTTCTTCATTAATGACAGCTATTGTATTTTGGGCAATTCTAAAATGGGAAAATGTGGCAGACCAACCGAATGCAAACCGATGGCTTATCCTTATTTCATATATTATCGGTCTTTCTGTTGGCGTTCACCTTTTAAACCTGCTCGCCATTCCTGCTATTGCTTTTGTCTATTATTTCAAAAAATACGATGTAACCCGAAACGGTTTAATTTATGCCGGTGTTGTATCATTCGTTTTACTAGCTGGAATCATGTACGGAATTATTCCGGGAGTAGTAACAATAGGCTCCTGGTTTGAGTTGCTGTTTGTAAACACCTTCGGACTTCCGTATCATTCAGGACTTCTGTTTTATATCACCGCTCTTGTGGCTGCCATGGCATTTGGAATCTATTATTCCTACAAAAAGCAAAGAGTGCTTTTGAATACGATATTAACCGGTGTCGCTGTCATTTTGTTAGGTTATTCTTCATTCGCACTTATTATTATTCGTTCGAATGCCAAACCTCCAATGGATCAAAATAGTCCTAATAATACGTTTTCTTTACTCAGCTACCTCAACAGAGAACAATATGGAGCGCGGCCATTACTTTACGGTCAGTACTTCAACTCTCCCTACGATTCCAGAGAGCGTTTTACCGATGGGAAACCTGTTTACTCACAAATTGATGGAAAATACGTTGTTACCTATCATAAGCCTGTCCCAAATTACGACGATAATTTTGAAACAATTTTCCCCCGAATGTGGAGTTCAATGGAAGAAACTCATGCGGAAGATTACCAAAAATGGGCAGATATAAAAGGAACGCGTATGCAATACAGAAATGAACGCGGAGAAATGGAAACGTTAATTAAACCTACATTTGGCGAAAATCTGAAATTCTTTTTCCGCTATCAGGTAAATTACATGTACTTCCGGTATTTTATGTGGAATTTTGCCGGTCGCCAAAACGATATTCAGGGCCATGGAAGTAAGATTTACGGAAACTGGTTAAGTGGGGTTAAGTTTATTGATGAAATGCGTTTAGGTGATCAGGATGATTTGCCAGCTCGTTTTGCAAACAATAAAGCGAGAAATACATATTACTTCTTTCCTTTAATTTTGGGTATTCTCGGCATTATTTATCAATACAAAAAAGGAAAGAAAGGCAAAGAAGGGCTGTGGCTTGTTTTTCTGTTGTTTTTTATGACCGGCCTTGCTATTGTAGTTTACCTGAACCAATACCCGCACCAACCCCGAGAACGGGATTACGCTTACGCCGGGTCGTTTTATGCATTTACTATTTGGATTGGGCTGGGTGTTTTGGCAATTTACGAAGCGCTAAAAAAATACATTCCCGAAAATATTTCTGCTGGAGTGGCAGGAGTTGCAACATTAATACTGGTCCCCGGAATTATGGCAGCCCAAAACTGGGACGATCATGACCGTTCAGGAAGATACACTGCCCGTGATCTGGGAGCAAACTACCTTAAAACATGTCAACCGGGAGGAATAATTTTTACAAACGGAGACAATGATACTTTCCCTCTCTGGTATAACCAGGACGTAGAAGGTGTCCGCACCGACGTAAGAGTATGTAACCTGAGCTATCTGCAAACCGACTGGTATATCGATCAGATGCAAAGAAAAGCCTATGATTCTGATCCGGTTCCGTTTTCCATGTCGCTTGACCAATATCGTCAGGGAACAAGAGATTTAATATATATTTTTGACAATCCAAGAATATCAAGAAAAACTGTCGGGCTTAAAGAAGCGATTAATTTTATTGCTGACGATAATCCTGCGACAAAACTTCAGCAGGCAGAAAACGCGGCTTATATTCCTAAAAAAATACTCACTTTTAAAATAGATAAAGAAGCGGTAATCAAAAACAATGTAGTTCGCCCTGAAGATTACGACAAGATCGTTGATACAATAACCATCGATCTATCCAACAGAAGTTATATTTCGAAGGATGAAATGATGATTCTTGATCTTCTGGCCACAAACAACTGGGAACGACCAATTTACTGGGCAATAACAGTGGGAAGCAGCAAGTATCTTAATCTTTACAATTATTTCCAGGTTGAAGGTTTTGCCTATCGTTTTGTACCAATAAAAGGAGAAAGCTCGCCGCAAACCATTCAGTATGGAAGAGTTGCAACGAATCTCATGTACGATAATTTAATGAACAAGTTTGAATACGGAAACATGAACGACCCGGATATATATATCGATGAGAACAATGCCCGGATGATGACCAACATAAGAAACTCCTTTAACCGCCTTGCCCGTGCATTGGTTGAGGAGGGGAAAAAAGACTCGGCAATTGCGGTTATCGACCGGAGTCTTGAATTAATTCCAAACGAAATTGTTCAATATGAATATTTTGCGATGGAACTTGCCGAAACCTATTTTGCTGCGGGTGCTTCCGAAAAGGGGAAAGAAATGGTTACAACAGCTTTTGATGTTTTTAACAACGAGTTGTCTTACTTTCTTTTGCTTGAACCGCAAATCAGAAACACCCAGGATGTAAATGAAGAAATTCAGAGAAATATTTTCTACCTCCAAAAAATGGAACGGATGGTAAGACTGGATGGTGATACAGAATTTTCAAAAAAGATTTCCGATACCATTCAGCTTTATTTCGAAAGATACAATGCAAGTTAA
- the pgeF gene encoding peptidoglycan editing factor PgeF produces the protein MDNRLIFYPIFKPHKNLVAFTTVKKTFAHPAPRFTGDTPEIFIENREQLASILEINPSQLVFPRQTHTSCVAKLSEKPKKEIKETDALLTNRKNICLCVQTADCVPVLLFDPVENVISAIHAGWRGTVNKIVEVAVQKMQANYKSKPENILAVIGPSIGPEVYEVGREVVEAAQKNIPQSEKTLHKNLNGKFHFNLWEANRLLLLCHGLKTKNISIAEECTFTKTEKYFSARKEGVDTGRIVTGIMLI, from the coding sequence ATGGATAACAGGCTTATTTTTTACCCAATATTTAAACCGCACAAAAACCTGGTGGCCTTTACAACCGTAAAAAAAACGTTTGCCCACCCTGCCCCTAGATTTACAGGAGACACACCGGAAATATTTATCGAAAACCGGGAACAACTTGCTTCAATTCTGGAAATAAACCCCTCTCAATTGGTTTTCCCAAGGCAAACACATACCAGTTGTGTGGCAAAACTTTCAGAAAAACCTAAAAAAGAAATTAAAGAGACCGATGCTTTGCTGACCAATAGGAAAAATATTTGTTTGTGCGTGCAAACAGCAGATTGTGTACCTGTTTTACTTTTCGACCCGGTTGAAAATGTAATATCTGCAATTCATGCAGGTTGGCGGGGCACAGTTAATAAAATCGTTGAGGTTGCGGTTCAAAAGATGCAGGCAAATTACAAATCAAAACCTGAAAATATTTTGGCGGTCATTGGTCCGTCAATCGGCCCGGAAGTATATGAGGTAGGGAGAGAAGTAGTTGAAGCAGCGCAAAAGAACATCCCGCAATCTGAAAAAACCTTACACAAAAATTTAAACGGAAAATTCCATTTTAATTTATGGGAAGCCAACCGACTGCTTCTTCTATGCCATGGGTTAAAAACCAAAAATATTAGTATAGCAGAAGAATGCACTTTTACAAAAACTGAAAAATATTTTTCTGCCCGAAAAGAAGGTGTCGATACCGGAAGAATAGTTACCGGAATTATGCTAATCTAA
- a CDS encoding UpxY family transcription antiterminator has product MILKKPEYAWYAIYTKVNSEKKIFKNLQEQKIESYLPLRKSLRQWSDRKKWIEEPLFRCYLFVRVSYKEFFDVLSVPGVVCYISFGGRPQSIPDYQINNIKTLVRQDNIDITVSKEKLRPGYKAEVLVGPLKGLKGEIVEISGQYRILIRIDTMGLGLHANISKDEVKILEPDTDTDEEGAGYPYHSQVSAKRKFNNISVQ; this is encoded by the coding sequence ATGATTCTTAAAAAACCTGAGTATGCTTGGTATGCTATCTATACTAAAGTAAACAGCGAAAAGAAAATTTTCAAAAATCTGCAGGAACAAAAGATCGAAAGCTATTTGCCACTTCGGAAATCTCTTAGACAGTGGAGTGACAGAAAAAAATGGATTGAGGAACCATTGTTTCGATGTTATTTATTCGTTAGGGTTAGTTATAAAGAGTTTTTTGATGTTCTTTCTGTTCCCGGAGTAGTATGTTATATTAGTTTTGGCGGTAGACCTCAGTCCATCCCGGATTACCAGATAAATAATATCAAGACATTGGTGAGGCAGGATAATATTGATATTACAGTGTCAAAAGAAAAGTTAAGGCCTGGATATAAAGCAGAAGTGTTGGTTGGTCCTCTTAAAGGTTTAAAAGGAGAGATTGTGGAAATTTCCGGACAGTACAGAATTTTGATTCGTATTGATACAATGGGTCTTGGTTTGCATGCGAACATTTCTAAAGACGAAGTTAAAATTCTTGAACCTGATACTGACACTGATGAAGAAGGAGCCGGATACCCGTATCATTCTCAGGTTTCAGCAAAAAGAAAGTTTAATAATATATCCGTTCAATAA
- a CDS encoding ATP-binding protein, translating into MLREIVKIDEELCNGCGQCVPNCHEGALQIIDGKARLVSELMCDGLGACIGHCPEGAITIEKREADEYDEEVVIAQMIKSGKATVFAHLKHLQEHGETGYLNQALNYIKANRERMPFQIREVHELLHGNKEQRHEHQEGAGCGCAGSASKTFNVAGMKMATPETEIPSALTQWPVQMHLINPAASYFQGADLLVAADCAGFAYGNFHNDFIKGKKLVIACPKLDHGKDIYIQKLTHLIDNARVNTITVVIMEVPCCGGLSQMIQIAAQSASRKVPIKEVVISIRGDVLSEEWI; encoded by the coding sequence ATGTTACGTGAGATTGTAAAAATAGACGAAGAACTTTGTAACGGCTGTGGCCAGTGTGTGCCGAACTGTCATGAAGGAGCGCTACAAATAATAGATGGGAAGGCGAGATTGGTTAGTGAGTTGATGTGTGATGGTCTTGGCGCCTGTATCGGACATTGTCCGGAGGGCGCCATTACAATTGAAAAACGTGAAGCCGATGAATATGACGAGGAAGTTGTAATTGCTCAGATGATAAAAAGCGGAAAGGCGACTGTTTTTGCCCACCTGAAGCATTTGCAGGAACATGGTGAAACCGGGTATCTGAATCAGGCTTTGAATTATATAAAGGCAAATCGTGAAAGGATGCCGTTTCAGATTCGCGAGGTTCACGAACTTCTTCATGGAAATAAGGAACAAAGGCATGAACATCAGGAAGGTGCCGGTTGTGGCTGTGCCGGTTCTGCATCGAAAACGTTTAATGTTGCAGGAATGAAGATGGCAACACCGGAGACTGAAATCCCTTCTGCATTAACCCAATGGCCGGTACAAATGCATCTGATTAATCCGGCTGCATCTTATTTTCAGGGAGCCGATCTGTTGGTGGCGGCAGATTGTGCCGGGTTTGCCTATGGTAATTTTCATAACGATTTTATTAAAGGGAAAAAGCTCGTAATTGCCTGTCCGAAACTGGATCATGGTAAAGATATTTATATTCAAAAGCTTACACATCTAATTGATAATGCACGGGTTAACACAATAACGGTTGTGATTATGGAAGTTCCCTGCTGTGGCGGATTATCGCAGATGATTCAGATAGCCGCGCAAAGCGCATCGCGCAAGGTGCCAATTAAAGAAGTGGTTATCAGTATCAGGGGAGATGTACTTTCAGAAGAGTGGATTTAA
- the rfbF gene encoding glucose-1-phosphate cytidylyltransferase codes for MKAVILAGGFGTRISEETGVRPKPMVEIGDKPILWHIMKIYSHYGINDFIICCGYKGYIIKEYFSNYFLHSSDVTFDMKNNNMKVHNMNSEPWNVTLVDTGENTMTGGRLKRVKEYIGDETFCLTYGDGVSDVNIDELIMFHKNHGKLATLTSVRQHGRFGVFTLHGGETQINYFKEKPKGDEDGTAWINGGFFVLEPGVMDFIEGDSTVFEKGPLEKLAEGGNLFAYKHDSFWQPMDTLRDKNVLEGLWEAGKAPWKVW; via the coding sequence ATGAAAGCAGTAATACTTGCTGGCGGGTTTGGTACCCGAATCAGCGAAGAGACAGGTGTCCGTCCAAAACCAATGGTGGAGATCGGAGACAAGCCCATTTTATGGCATATTATGAAGATATATTCGCACTATGGAATCAACGATTTTATCATTTGTTGCGGTTACAAAGGTTATATCATAAAGGAGTATTTCTCAAACTATTTTCTACATAGTTCTGACGTAACCTTCGACATGAAAAACAACAATATGAAAGTTCACAATATGAATTCCGAGCCATGGAATGTGACACTCGTTGACACAGGCGAGAATACAATGACCGGAGGGCGTCTGAAAAGAGTGAAAGAATATATCGGAGACGAAACGTTTTGTTTGACCTATGGTGATGGAGTAAGTGATGTCAATATTGATGAATTGATCATGTTTCATAAAAATCACGGGAAACTGGCGACTCTTACATCTGTTAGACAACACGGACGATTTGGTGTATTTACACTCCATGGCGGAGAAACGCAAATCAATTACTTTAAAGAGAAACCCAAAGGAGATGAAGATGGTACAGCGTGGATAAACGGGGGCTTTTTTGTTCTGGAACCAGGCGTAATGGATTTTATAGAAGGTGATTCCACTGTATTTGAAAAAGGGCCCCTGGAAAAACTTGCAGAAGGAGGCAACTTGTTTGCTTATAAACACGATAGCTTTTGGCAACCAATGGATACATTAAGAGATAAAAATGTTTTGGAAGGGTTGTGGGAAGCAGGAAAAGCACCATGGAAGGTTTGGTGA
- a CDS encoding PLDc N-terminal domain-containing protein — translation MEKITGSSQNIVVFVIYLVLIILAIALILKNEKKTHRVLWLMVVILFPYIGSVIYLLKYLLTKRNNLYR, via the coding sequence ATGGAAAAAATAACAGGCTCATCTCAAAACATTGTTGTTTTTGTTATCTACCTCGTTCTAATTATTTTAGCCATCGCATTAATATTGAAAAACGAAAAAAAGACACATCGTGTTCTCTGGCTGATGGTTGTAATTCTATTTCCCTATATCGGGTCGGTAATTTATCTTCTGAAATATCTCCTCACCAAAAGGAATAACTTATATCGCTAA